One genomic region from Pogona vitticeps strain Pit_001003342236 chromosome 12, PviZW2.1, whole genome shotgun sequence encodes:
- the CHRNA3 gene encoding neuronal acetylcholine receptor subunit alpha-3 — MEKLLHFLAFSFFLEGCRCSEAEHRLYTELFANYNNIIRPVENLSDPVIIWFEVSLSQLVKVDEVNQIMETNLWLRHIWNDYKLKWNPDNYGGVQFIRVPSQKIWKPDIVLYNNAVGDFQVDDKTKALLNYTGNITWTPPAIFKSSCKIDVTYFPFDYQNCTMKFGSWSYEKAEIDLVLVGSTMNLKDYWESGEWAIIKAAGYKHDIKYNCCEEVYPDITYSLYIRRLPLFYTINMIIPCLLISFLTVLVFYLPSDCGEKVTLCISVLLSLTVFLLVITETIPSTSLVIPLIGEYLLFTMIFVTLSIVITVFVLNVHYRTPRTHTMPGWVRLVFLHFLPRVMFMTRPMEKEEESHTPKLKPPSPYSSEISHLNCLGASESRGGKADLPCQDTKCSCYRHQHIKYITLKSNLTESSSSESVDALLSSSLISPEMRDAIESVKYISENMRLQNEAKETQDDWKYVAMVIDRIFLWVFVLVCILGTAGLFLQPLMVRDEV; from the exons ATGGAGAAGCTGCttcattttctggctttttccttttttcttgaaG GTTGTCGTTGTTCTGAAGCTGAGCACCGTCTTTATACTGAACTGTTTGCAAATTACAACAACATCATACGACCTGTGGAGAATTTATCTGATCCGGTTATAATTTGGTTTGAAGTCTCCCTGTCCCAGTTGGTCAAGGTG gatGAAGTGAACCAGATTATGGAAACAAATTTATGGTTGAGACAT ATCTGGAACGATTACAAGCTCAAATGGAATCCGGACAATTACGGGGGAGTCCAGTTCATCCGGGTGCCGTCACAGAAGATCTGGAAGCCAGATATTGTCTTATATAACAA CGCCGTCGGAGACTTCCAGGTGGATGACAAGACCAAGGCGCTGCTGAATTATACCGGGAACATCACGTGGACGCCGCCCGCGATCTTCAAGAGCTCCTGTAAAATCGATGTGACCTACTTCCCTTTCGACTACCAGAACTGCACCATGAAATTTGGATCTTGGTCCTACGAAAAAGCGGAGATCGATTTGGTCCTGGTCGGCTCCACCATGAACCTCAAGGACTACTGGGAGAGCGGGGAGTGGGCCATCATCAAAGCCGCCGGCTACAAACACGACATCAAGTACAACTGCTGCGAAGAGGTGTACCCTGACATCACCTATTCCCTTTACATCCGGAGGCTGCCTCTGTTTTATACCATCAACATGATCATCCCCTGCCTCTTGATCAGTTTCCTCACTGTCCTCGTCTTCTACCTCCCTTCCGACTGTGGGGAGAAGGTCACCCTCTGCATCTCCGTCCTTTTGTCCTTGACCGTTTTCCTGCTGGTGATCACGGAGACCATTCCTTCCACGTCCTTGGTGATCCCCCTCATCGGGGAGTACCTCCTCTTCACCATGATCTTCGTCACCCTCTCCATCGTCATCACCGTCTTCGTGCTGAACGTCCACTACCGAACGCCCAGGACTCATACGATGCCCGGGTGGGTGAGATtggttttcctccatttcctacCCAGGGTCATGTTTATGACCCGGCCgatggagaaagaggaagagagccaCACTCCGAAGCTAAAGCCGCCGTCGCCTTACAGCTCCGAGATCTCCCACTTAAACTGCCTCGGGGCCTCGGAAAGCAGGGGTGGCAAAGCTGACCTTCCGTGCCAAGATACCAAGTGCAGCTGCTACCGGCACCAGCATATAAAATATATCACCTTGAAGAGCAATCTGACCGAGAGTTCCAGCTCCGAATCCGTAGACGCTCTGCTTTCCTCCTCGCTTATTTCGCCGGAAATGAGAGACGCCATCGAGAGCGTGAAATACATTTCGGAAAACATGAGGCTGCAGAATGAGGCTAAAGAG ACGCAAGATGATTGGAAATACGTTGCTATGGTAATTGATCGCATCTTCCTGTGGGTGTTTGTCCTTGTGTGTATTCTGGGCACAGCTGGATTATTTCTGCAACCACTGATGGTTAGAGATGAAGTGTAG